A section of the Humulus lupulus chromosome 2, drHumLupu1.1, whole genome shotgun sequence genome encodes:
- the LOC133815590 gene encoding polyphenol oxidase I, chloroplastic-like — translation MATGKYSCLLLLAFVAVAVLPVTLLFLSFTSISHIWEIEGTILNYLLRSHSRIPSNNNNVTNFDKANIVNEISPNLTTCHDSYGRPDLLVNCCPPLSGEASAVPIDFQYPLQPSTLRVRRSVHHLDSAYIAKYTKALAIMKSLPHSDPRSFTRQASIHCTFCTGAYDQKHSSATVNIHRQWLFFPFHRMYLYFHERILGSLIGDENFALPFWNWDNPESMVFPKMFHEGPFYDSQREPTHFDQIVDLNYDEEVGIVSRGEEQVNSNLAFMYNQVISSAKKPELFMGCPLYPGDDGFCDGPGTVELAPHNTVHTWVGLGSNPGQEHMGAFYSAGFDPCFYSHHANLDRIWDIWRDIHDMHMPINDTVWLKSHFYFYDENLQLVKIKVSDVLNITKLGYTYEKTDLTWLNKVPKPFVSPQIAKHKLKIRENYYKETSRQHLLRSKLEGRSLENPMTIKVSRPKPYRSKEEIKEEEEVLVVYGIKIKGDMKVKFDVYVNLVNETNVGPTYREFAGTFIRLPDVMMRSTTSEENQKSSMKLGISELLNDLEADRDESIWVTLLPRTTSCAKTTFDGVRIDYMR, via the coding sequence GGAAATCGAAGGCACCATCCTAAACTATTTATTGAGAAGCCACAGTAGAATACCTTCGAACAATAATAATGTCACAAACTTTGACAAGGCCAACATCGTGAATGAGATTAGTCCAAACCTAACAACATGCCACGATTCCTATGGTCGTCCCGACCTCCTAGTTAACTGTTGCCCTCCACTCTCTGGCGAAGCTTCTGCTGTGCCCATCGATTTCCAATACCCTTTGCAACCCTCGACACTTCGAGTCCGTCGCTCAGTCCACCACCTAGACAGTGCTTATATTGCCAAATACACCAAAGCTCTCGCCATAATGAAGTCCCTTCCCCATAGCGACCCTCGAAGTTTCACTCGTCAAGCTTCAATTCACTGCACCTTTTGCACCGGTGCATATGACCAGAAACACTCGTCTGCCACCGTCAATATCCATCGTCAGTGGCTGTTCTTCCCTTTCCACCGCATGTACCTCTATTTTCACGAGCGAATTCTTGGCAGTCTAATAGGAGACGAAAATTTTGCCTTGCCATTTTGGAATTGGGATAACCCTGAGTCCATGGTTTTTCCGAAGATGTTTCATGAAGGACCTTTCTATGATTCACAACGAGAACCTACTCATTTCGATCAGATTGTTGACTTGAACTATGACGAAGAGGTGGGAATTGTGTCTAGAGGAGAAGAGCAAGTTAACTCCAATTTGGCATTTATGTATAACCAAGTCATCTCCTCAGCAAAGAAGCCTGAACTGTTTATGGGCTGCCCTTTGTATCCCGGTGACGACGGGTTTTGCGATGGGCCTGGTACTGTCGAGTTGGCACCACACAATACTGTTCACACATGGGTTGGGCTTGGATCGAATCCTGGCCAGGAACACATGGGAGCTTTCTACTCGGCAGGTTTTGACCCATGCTTCTATTCGCACCATGCAAATCTTGATCGAATTTGGGATATTTGGAGGGATATTCATGATATGCACATGCCTATAAATGATACTGTTTGGCTCAAATCTCATTTCTACTTCTACGATGAAAATCTTCAACTAGTCAAGATAAAAGTTTCTGATGTTTTGAACATTACGAAGCTGGGGTATACTTACGAGAAGACTGATCTTACATGGCTAAACAAAGTCCCTAAGCCCTTTGTTTCGCCACAAATTGCCAAACATAAATTGAAAATCCGAGAGAATTACTATAAGGAAACTTCAAGGCAACATTTGTTGAGAAGTAAACTAGAGGGTCGAAGTCTCGAAAATCCAATGACAATAAAGGTTTCTAGGCCGAAACCTTATCGGTCTAAGGAGGAGATCAAAGAAGAGGAGGAGGTCCTTGTTGTTTATGGAATCAAGATTAAAGGAGATATGAAAGTGAAGTTTGATGTGTACGTGAATTTAGTAAATGAGACGAATGTGGGGCCAACTTACAGAGAATTTGCTGGAACTTTTATTCGTTTACCAGATGTGATGATGAGGTCTACGACAAGTGAGGAAAATCAAAAGTCTAGTATGAAATTAGGAATATCAGAACTATTGAATGATTTGGAAGCAGATAGAGATGAAAGTATTTGGGTGACACTTTTGCCTAGAACTACCTCATGTGCCAAAACCACATTTGATGGAGTTCGAATTGATTACATGAGATAG